One segment of Danio aesculapii chromosome 3, fDanAes4.1, whole genome shotgun sequence DNA contains the following:
- the rpl3 gene encoding 60S ribosomal protein L3, with protein MSHRKFSAPRHGSLGFLPRKRCKRHRGKVKSFPKDDPSKPVHLTAFLGYKAGMTHIVREVDRPGSKVNKKEVVEAVTVVETPPMIVVGVVGYVMTPRGLRSFKTIFAEHISDECKRRFYKNWYKSKKKAFTKYCKRWQDEEGKKQLEKDFSSMKKYCQIVRIIAHTQMRLLPHRQKKSHLMEIQLNGGTISDKVDWAREKLEQSVPIANVFSQDEMIDVIGVTKGHGCKGVTSRWHTKKLPRKTHRGLRKVACIGAWHPARVAFSVARAGQKGYHHRTEINKKIYKIGVGYHTKDGKLVKNNASTDYDLSNKSINPLGGFVHYGEVTNDFLMLKGCVVGTKKRVLTLRKSLLVQTSRRAQEKIDLKFIDTTSKFGHGRFQTIEEKKNFMGPLKKDRLAKEEMA; from the exons ATG tctcaCCGTAAATTTTCAGCCCCACGCCACGGCTCCCTGGGTTTCCTGCCCCGCAAGAGGTGCAAACGTCATCGTGGCAAGGTGAAGAGTTTCCCTAAAGATGATCCCAGCAAGCCTGTTCACCTGACTGCTTTCCTTGGCTACAAGGCTGGCATGACCCACATCGTCCGTGAGGTCGACAGACCTGGCTCAA aggTCAACAAAAAGGAGGTGGTGGAGGCAGTGACCGTTGTGGAGACTCCTCCCATGATCGTAGTGGGTGTTGTTGGATACGTCATGACCCCTCGTGGTCTGCGCTCTTTTAAGACCATCTTTGCTGAGCACATCAGTGATGAGTGCAAGCGTCGCTTCTACAAGAACTG GTATAAGTCCAAGAAGAAGGCCTTTACCAAGTACTGCAAGAGGTGGCAAGATGAAGAGGGCAAGAAGCAGCTGGAGAAAGACTTTTCCTCCATGAAGAAGTACTGCCAGATCGTTCGCATCATTGCCCACACTCAG ATGCGCCTGCTGCCCCACAGACAGAAGAAGTCCCACTTGATGGAGATCCAGCTGAACGGTGGCACCATCTCTGATAAGGTTGACTGGGCCAGAGAGAAGCTCGAGCAGTCTGTTCCCATCGCTAACGTCTTCTCTCAGGATGAGATGATTGACGTTATTGGTGTTACCAAGGGACATGGATGCAAGG GTGTGACAAGCCGTTGGCACACAAAGAAGCTGCCCCGCAAGACCCATCGTGGTCTGCGTAAGGTGGCTTGTATTGGAGCCTGGCATCCTGCCCGTGTGGCTTTCTCTGTGGCTCGTGCTGGTCAGAAGGGTTACCACCACCGCACGGAAATCAACAAGAAG ATCTACAAGATTGGTGTTGGTTACCATACCAAGGATGGAAAACTTGTCAAGAACAACGCCTCTACTGATTACGATCTGTCCAACAAGAGCATCAACCCTCTG ggTGGCTTTGTGCACTATGGTGAGGTGACCAATGACTTCCTCATGCTGAAAGGCTGTGTGGTTGGAACCAAGAAGAGGGTTTTGACCCTGCGCAAATCTCTACTGGTCCAGACCAGCCGTCGTGCTCAGGAGAAGATCGACCTGAAGTTCATCGACACCACCTCCAAGTTTGGTCATGGACGTTTCCAGACCATCGAGGAGAAGAAAAACTTCATG GGACCCCTCAAGAAAGACCGCCTGGCCAAGGAGGAGATGGCCTAA
- the slc25a39 gene encoding probable mitochondrial glutathione transporter SLC25A39 isoform X3: MGERPAVRISAAITPVQQMLASGTGAVLTSLFVTPLDVVKIRLQAQQTPLFQGKCFLYCNGLMDHVYVCQNMSSCSNLYKTSTHFSGTLDAFVKITRNEGLRSLWSGLPPTLVMAVPATVIYFTCYDQLRDFLCYSMGYRGDHIPLIAGGLARLGAVSVISPLELVRTKMQSRRLQYSELMVCIRSSVAQDGWLSLWRGWGPTVLRDVPFSALYWFNYELVKAQLCEHYRTPQASFAISFTAGAISGAIAAVLTLPFDVVKTRRQIQLGEMEALGVSMKKPSSTWNMMRNIWIDMGYRGLFAGFLPRVIKVAPACAVMISTYEFGKTFFQERNLHQARCGL, from the exons ATGGGGGAAAGGCCTGCAGTTCGTATTTCGGCTGCGATCACACCCGTGCAGCAGATGCTGGCGTCTGGCACTGGGGCTGTGCTGACATCTCTATTTG TGACACCTCTGGATGTAGTGAAGATCAGACTTCAAGCACAGCAAACTCCTCTCTTTCAAG GGAAATGTTTCCTTTATTGTAACGGGTTGATGGACCATGTCTACGTATGCcagaatatgtcaagctgctccAATTTGTACAAAACCTCTACCCACTTTAGTGGCACCTTG GATGCGTTTGTAAAGATAACGCGCAATGAGGGCCTCAGATCTTTGTGGAGCGGACTTCCTCCCACGCT GGTGATGGCGGTTCCTGCCACAGTCATTTACTTCACCTGCTATGACCAGCTGCGGGATTTCCTGTGTTACAGCATGGGCTATCGGGGTGACCACATACCTCTCATAGCTGGAGGATTAGCAAGAT tgggaGCGGTGTCTGTGATCAGTCCTCTGGAGTTGGTTCGGACTAAGATGCAGTCCCGCCGGCTGCAGTACAGTGAGCTGATGGTGTGTATCCGCTCGTCTGTGGCTCAGGACGGCTGGTTATCTCTGTGGAGGGGCTGGGGACCCACTGTCCTACGGGACGTGCCCTTTTCTG CCCTGTACTGGTTCAACTATGAGCTAGTGAAGGCGCAGCTGTGTGAACACTACAGGACGCCGCAGGCCTCATTCGCCATCAGTTTTACAGCAGGGGCCATATCTGGAGCA ATTGCTGCAGTTCTGACCCTGCCGTTTGATGTGGTGAAAACCCGCCGGCAGATCCAGTTAGGAGAAATGGAGGCTCTCGGAG TGTCCATGAAGAAACCGTCCTCTACATGGAACATGATGAGGAATATCTGGATTGACATGGGATACAGAGGCTTGTTTGCAG GTTTTCTTCCAAGAGTGATCAAAGTAGCTCCAGCATGTGCAGTCATGATCAGCACTTATGAGTTTGGGAAGACATTCTTTCAGGAGCGTAATCTGCATCAGGCGAGGTGTGGACTTTGA
- the slc25a39 gene encoding probable mitochondrial glutathione transporter SLC25A39 isoform X2 — MGERPAVRISAAITPVQQMLASGTGAVLTSLFVTPLDVVKIRLQAQQTPLFQGKCFLYCNGLMDHVYVCQNMSSCSNLYKTSTHFSGTLDAFVKITRNEGLRSLWSGLPPTLVMAVPATVIYFTCYDQLRDFLCYSMGYRGDHIPLIAGGLARLGAVSVISPLELVRTKMQSRRLQYSELMVCIRSSVAQDGWLSLWRGWGPTVLRDVPFSALYWFNYELVKAQLCEHYRTPQASFAISFTAGAISGAIAAVLTLPFDVVKTRRQIQLGEMEALGAVSMKKPSSTWNMMRNIWIDMGYRGLFAGFLPRVIKVAPACAVMISTYEFGKTFFQERNLHQARCGL; from the exons ATGGGGGAAAGGCCTGCAGTTCGTATTTCGGCTGCGATCACACCCGTGCAGCAGATGCTGGCGTCTGGCACTGGGGCTGTGCTGACATCTCTATTTG TGACACCTCTGGATGTAGTGAAGATCAGACTTCAAGCACAGCAAACTCCTCTCTTTCAAG GGAAATGTTTCCTTTATTGTAACGGGTTGATGGACCATGTCTACGTATGCcagaatatgtcaagctgctccAATTTGTACAAAACCTCTACCCACTTTAGTGGCACCTTG GATGCGTTTGTAAAGATAACGCGCAATGAGGGCCTCAGATCTTTGTGGAGCGGACTTCCTCCCACGCT GGTGATGGCGGTTCCTGCCACAGTCATTTACTTCACCTGCTATGACCAGCTGCGGGATTTCCTGTGTTACAGCATGGGCTATCGGGGTGACCACATACCTCTCATAGCTGGAGGATTAGCAAGAT tgggaGCGGTGTCTGTGATCAGTCCTCTGGAGTTGGTTCGGACTAAGATGCAGTCCCGCCGGCTGCAGTACAGTGAGCTGATGGTGTGTATCCGCTCGTCTGTGGCTCAGGACGGCTGGTTATCTCTGTGGAGGGGCTGGGGACCCACTGTCCTACGGGACGTGCCCTTTTCTG CCCTGTACTGGTTCAACTATGAGCTAGTGAAGGCGCAGCTGTGTGAACACTACAGGACGCCGCAGGCCTCATTCGCCATCAGTTTTACAGCAGGGGCCATATCTGGAGCA ATTGCTGCAGTTCTGACCCTGCCGTTTGATGTGGTGAAAACCCGCCGGCAGATCCAGTTAGGAGAAATGGAGGCTCTCGGAG CAGTGTCCATGAAGAAACCGTCCTCTACATGGAACATGATGAGGAATATCTGGATTGACATGGGATACAGAGGCTTGTTTGCAG GTTTTCTTCCAAGAGTGATCAAAGTAGCTCCAGCATGTGCAGTCATGATCAGCACTTATGAGTTTGGGAAGACATTCTTTCAGGAGCGTAATCTGCATCAGGCGAGGTGTGGACTTTGA
- the slc25a39 gene encoding probable mitochondrial glutathione transporter SLC25A39 isoform X1 — protein MGERPAVRISAAITPVQQMLASGTGAVLTSLFVTPLDVVKIRLQAQQTPLFQAIAAESRPWFRVTRPSKWKCFLYCNGLMDHVYVCQNMSSCSNLYKTSTHFSGTLDAFVKITRNEGLRSLWSGLPPTLVMAVPATVIYFTCYDQLRDFLCYSMGYRGDHIPLIAGGLARLGAVSVISPLELVRTKMQSRRLQYSELMVCIRSSVAQDGWLSLWRGWGPTVLRDVPFSALYWFNYELVKAQLCEHYRTPQASFAISFTAGAISGAIAAVLTLPFDVVKTRRQIQLGEMEALGAVSMKKPSSTWNMMRNIWIDMGYRGLFAGFLPRVIKVAPACAVMISTYEFGKTFFQERNLHQARCGL, from the exons ATGGGGGAAAGGCCTGCAGTTCGTATTTCGGCTGCGATCACACCCGTGCAGCAGATGCTGGCGTCTGGCACTGGGGCTGTGCTGACATCTCTATTTG TGACACCTCTGGATGTAGTGAAGATCAGACTTCAAGCACAGCAAACTCCTCTCTTTCAAG CCATAGCAGCAGAATCAAGACCCTGGTTTAGGGTCACCCGGCCTTCAAAAT GGAAATGTTTCCTTTATTGTAACGGGTTGATGGACCATGTCTACGTATGCcagaatatgtcaagctgctccAATTTGTACAAAACCTCTACCCACTTTAGTGGCACCTTG GATGCGTTTGTAAAGATAACGCGCAATGAGGGCCTCAGATCTTTGTGGAGCGGACTTCCTCCCACGCT GGTGATGGCGGTTCCTGCCACAGTCATTTACTTCACCTGCTATGACCAGCTGCGGGATTTCCTGTGTTACAGCATGGGCTATCGGGGTGACCACATACCTCTCATAGCTGGAGGATTAGCAAGAT tgggaGCGGTGTCTGTGATCAGTCCTCTGGAGTTGGTTCGGACTAAGATGCAGTCCCGCCGGCTGCAGTACAGTGAGCTGATGGTGTGTATCCGCTCGTCTGTGGCTCAGGACGGCTGGTTATCTCTGTGGAGGGGCTGGGGACCCACTGTCCTACGGGACGTGCCCTTTTCTG CCCTGTACTGGTTCAACTATGAGCTAGTGAAGGCGCAGCTGTGTGAACACTACAGGACGCCGCAGGCCTCATTCGCCATCAGTTTTACAGCAGGGGCCATATCTGGAGCA ATTGCTGCAGTTCTGACCCTGCCGTTTGATGTGGTGAAAACCCGCCGGCAGATCCAGTTAGGAGAAATGGAGGCTCTCGGAG CAGTGTCCATGAAGAAACCGTCCTCTACATGGAACATGATGAGGAATATCTGGATTGACATGGGATACAGAGGCTTGTTTGCAG GTTTTCTTCCAAGAGTGATCAAAGTAGCTCCAGCATGTGCAGTCATGATCAGCACTTATGAGTTTGGGAAGACATTCTTTCAGGAGCGTAATCTGCATCAGGCGAGGTGTGGACTTTGA
- the rpl27 gene encoding 60S ribosomal protein L27, which translates to MGKFMKPGKVVMVLAGRYAGRKAVIVKNIDDGTADRPYSHALVAGIDRYPRKVTATMGKKKIAKRSKIKAFVKVFNYNHLMPTRYSVDIPLDKTVVNKDIFRDPALKRKARREAKVKFEERYKTGKNKWFFQKLRF; encoded by the exons ATGGGCAAGTTTATGAAACCTGGTAAGGTGGTGATGGTCCTGGCTGGACGATATGCCGGACGCAAGGCTGTGATTGTTAAG AACATTGATGATGGCACCGCAGACCGTCCTTACAGCCACGCTCTGGTCGCAGGCATTGACCGTTATCCTCGTAAAGTTACAGCAACCATGGGCAAGAAGAAGATTGCCAAGAGGTCCAAGATCAAGGCCTTCGTGAAGGTGTTTAACTACAACCACCTCATGCCAACCAG ATACTCTGTTGACATTCCTCTGGACAAAACCGTTGTCAACAAGGATATTTTCAGGGATCCTGCTCTGAAACGCAAAGCCAGGCGAGAGGCCAAGGTGAAGTTTGAGGAGAG GTACAAGACGGGCAAGAACAAATGGTTCTTCCAGAAGCTGAGATTCTAA